In Saccharothrix syringae, the following are encoded in one genomic region:
- a CDS encoding glycoside hydrolase family 31 protein produces the protein MGLREISGGFDWRDGHQVVRVEAWGPDSVRVRVGLTGVRDDVPGALGERPEADAEVKVGAESAVLVNGALRVELADGLLRFVREDTQAELLAEERIHFWWPGARLFTANGNGYSRIAQNFRAYDGERLFGLGQHQHGLLDQKGAVVELVQRNAEVSIPFLLSSRGYGLLWNTPAVGRVELGVTGTRWVSDSARQIDYWLTAGEPADVLRHYADATGHAPAFPAWAAGFWQSKLRYRSQEELLAVAREYRDRGLPLSVIVVDFFHWTHLGEWRFDPAEWPDPAAAVRELEEMGVKLMVSVWPSVSPLSENHPVMLERGLFLATEQGPPFHADWPDKGVEGEVGVSFYDASNPEARAFVWDRVKRNYYDHGVRVWWLDACEPELKPGTPANLLTHDGPGLEVLNAYPANNARAYYEGMRAAGETEIITLNRSAWAGSQRWGAALWSGDIPATFESLAAQIRAGLNVALSGIPWWTTDIGGFHGGDQDSPEYRELVVRWFQYGALCPLFRLHGFRDPEVPLHPTMTGGPNEVWSYGEEAYEHIVAAMRLREALRPYVLEQMRVASETGLPPMRPLFVDHPGDEAAWAVDDQFLFGPDLLVAPVHRLGQRAREVHLPAGARWTDAATGELHEGGQTLLVDAPLDRIPLFVREGAHIPGINAKERS, from the coding sequence ATGGGCTTGCGCGAGATCAGCGGCGGTTTCGACTGGCGCGACGGCCACCAGGTGGTGCGCGTGGAGGCGTGGGGCCCGGACTCGGTCCGGGTCCGGGTGGGCCTGACCGGGGTGCGCGACGACGTGCCCGGCGCGCTGGGGGAGCGCCCCGAAGCGGACGCGGAGGTCAAGGTCGGCGCGGAGAGCGCCGTGCTGGTCAACGGCGCGCTGCGGGTGGAGCTGGCCGACGGGCTGCTGCGGTTCGTCCGCGAGGACACCCAGGCCGAGCTGCTGGCCGAGGAGCGCATCCACTTCTGGTGGCCCGGCGCGCGGCTGTTCACCGCCAACGGCAACGGCTACTCCCGCATCGCCCAGAACTTCCGCGCCTACGACGGCGAGCGGCTGTTCGGCCTGGGCCAGCACCAGCACGGCCTGCTCGACCAGAAGGGCGCGGTGGTCGAGCTGGTGCAGCGCAACGCCGAGGTGAGCATCCCGTTCCTGCTCTCCAGCCGCGGCTACGGGCTGCTGTGGAACACCCCGGCGGTCGGCCGGGTCGAGCTGGGCGTCACCGGGACCCGCTGGGTGTCCGACAGCGCCCGCCAGATCGACTACTGGCTCACCGCGGGCGAGCCGGCCGACGTGCTGCGCCACTACGCCGACGCCACCGGCCACGCCCCGGCGTTCCCGGCGTGGGCCGCCGGGTTCTGGCAGAGCAAGCTGCGCTACCGCTCCCAGGAGGAGCTGCTGGCCGTGGCCCGCGAGTACCGCGACCGCGGCCTGCCGCTGTCGGTGATCGTGGTCGACTTCTTCCACTGGACCCACCTGGGCGAGTGGCGGTTCGACCCGGCCGAGTGGCCCGACCCGGCCGCGGCCGTGCGCGAGTTGGAGGAGATGGGCGTCAAGCTCATGGTCTCGGTGTGGCCGTCGGTCAGCCCGCTGTCGGAGAACCACCCGGTGATGCTGGAGCGCGGCCTGTTCCTGGCCACCGAGCAGGGCCCGCCCTTCCACGCGGACTGGCCGGACAAGGGCGTGGAGGGCGAGGTCGGCGTGTCGTTCTACGACGCGTCCAACCCCGAGGCCCGCGCCTTCGTCTGGGACCGGGTCAAGCGCAACTACTACGACCACGGCGTGCGCGTGTGGTGGCTCGACGCCTGCGAACCCGAGCTGAAGCCGGGCACCCCGGCGAACCTGCTCACCCACGACGGCCCGGGCCTGGAAGTCCTCAACGCCTACCCGGCCAACAACGCCAGGGCGTACTACGAGGGCATGCGCGCCGCGGGCGAGACGGAGATCATCACGCTCAACCGCTCGGCGTGGGCGGGCAGCCAGCGGTGGGGCGCGGCCCTGTGGTCGGGCGACATCCCGGCCACCTTCGAGTCCCTGGCCGCGCAGATCCGCGCCGGGCTCAACGTGGCGCTGTCCGGCATCCCGTGGTGGACCACCGACATCGGCGGCTTCCACGGCGGCGACCAGGACTCGCCCGAGTACCGCGAGCTGGTCGTGCGCTGGTTCCAGTACGGCGCGCTGTGCCCGCTGTTCCGCCTGCACGGCTTCCGCGACCCGGAGGTGCCGCTGCACCCCACCATGACCGGCGGCCCCAACGAGGTCTGGTCCTACGGCGAAGAGGCGTACGAGCACATCGTGGCGGCCATGCGGCTGCGCGAGGCGCTGCGCCCCTACGTCCTGGAGCAGATGCGGGTCGCCTCCGAGACCGGCCTGCCGCCGATGCGCCCGCTGTTCGTCGACCACCCGGGCGACGAGGCCGCGTGGGCGGTGGACGACCAGTTCCTGTTCGGCCCGGACCTCCTCGTCGCGCCGGTCCACCGGCTCGGTCAGCGCGCCCGCGAGGTCCACCTCCCGGCCGGCGCGCGGTGGACCGACGCCGCGACCGGCGAGCTCCACGAAGGCGGGCAGACCCTCCTGGTCGACGCACCCCTCGACCGCATCCCCCTCTTCGTGCGCGAAGGCGCGCACATCCCCGGAATCAACGCCAAGGAGCGTTCATGA
- a CDS encoding LacI family DNA-binding transcriptional regulator, with protein MVTIADVARHAGVAPSTVSYVLTGRRSISSATKARVEASVRALGYHPHAGARSLASNRANVLALVLPVREGMNMPVLMQFVVAVANAARRHEHDVLLVTADQGAAGLRRVAGSAQVDGLLVMDVEMHDERVPVLRELDRPSVLIGFPADAAGLTCVDLDFAEAGARCVDHLADLGHASVALVGAPRAVYQRDTGFAHRTMAGFSAAAMRRGVASTTLPTEPDHESVRVAITGLLDRHPAVTGLVVHNEAALPSVVEVLRTLGRKVPDDVAVVAICPDDLAERMTPPLTSVAVPAEQLGHHAVALLMAKLDRTPTPPLTLLPPRLTERASTAR; from the coding sequence GTGGTCACCATCGCCGATGTCGCGCGGCACGCGGGTGTCGCGCCCAGCACGGTGTCGTACGTGCTGACCGGGCGGCGCTCGATCTCCTCGGCCACCAAGGCGCGGGTGGAGGCGAGCGTGCGCGCCCTGGGCTACCACCCGCACGCGGGCGCCCGGTCGCTGGCCAGCAACCGGGCCAACGTGCTGGCGCTGGTGCTGCCGGTGCGCGAGGGCATGAACATGCCGGTGCTGATGCAGTTCGTGGTCGCGGTGGCCAACGCGGCCCGCCGGCACGAGCACGACGTGCTGCTGGTGACCGCGGACCAGGGCGCGGCGGGCCTGCGCCGGGTGGCGGGCAGCGCCCAGGTCGACGGCCTGCTGGTGATGGACGTGGAGATGCACGACGAGCGGGTGCCGGTGCTGCGCGAGCTGGACCGCCCCTCGGTGCTCATCGGGTTCCCCGCCGACGCGGCCGGGCTGACCTGCGTGGACCTGGACTTCGCCGAGGCGGGCGCGCGGTGCGTGGACCACCTGGCCGACCTCGGGCACGCCTCCGTGGCGCTGGTGGGCGCGCCGCGCGCGGTCTACCAGCGCGACACCGGGTTCGCCCACCGCACCATGGCCGGGTTCAGCGCGGCGGCCATGCGGCGCGGCGTGGCCTCCACCACCCTGCCCACCGAGCCCGACCACGAGTCGGTGCGGGTGGCGATCACCGGGCTGCTCGACCGGCACCCGGCGGTGACCGGGCTGGTGGTGCACAACGAGGCCGCGCTCCCGTCGGTGGTGGAGGTGCTGCGCACGCTGGGCCGCAAGGTGCCCGACGACGTGGCCGTGGTCGCGATCTGCCCGGACGACCTGGCCGAGCGGATGACGCCGCCGCTGACCTCGGTGGCGGTGCCCGCCGAGCAGCTGGGCCACCACGCGGTCGCGCTGCTGATGGCCAAGCTCGACCGCACCCCGACGCCCCCGCTGACGCTGCTGCCGCCGCGGTTGACCGAGCGGGCCAGCACCGCGCGCTGA
- a CDS encoding beta-glucosidase family protein: MGLPFRDPALPVEERLSDLLGRLTEEEKVALLHQWQPAVPRLGLEAFRTGSEALHGVAWRGEATVFPQAVGLGASWDTDLVARVGEAVGVESRGFHRRDPLANGLNVWAPVVNPLRDPRWGRNEEGYAEDPVLTAAMGTAYARGLRGDHPRYLRTAPTLKHFLGYNNEDDRCTTSSDLRPRVLHEYELPCFLGPVEAGAAVAVMPSYNLVNGRPAHLSPLIGAELRPRAPEGLAVVSDAYAPSNVAGVQGYLSTQVEAHAALIRAGLDSFTDQDADPALMVESVTTALKEGLLDRAAVDRAVGNVLRLRFRLGEFDPPEDNPYAAIGPDVIGTHGELALEAARQAVVLLRNDSFLPLRPGTELAVIGTHADTLFEDWYSGTLPYQVTVRRGLEQFTSVTHHEGVDRIALRAADGRYLGVRGGVVGLGERALFDRFDWGDGVWTLRDVGSRRYLGVAEDGSLVAKAAMPGGWDVRELFEPRFEGDAVVLRNKVRGTDTGPFTVEVVVDGIAAAVGVAASADAVVLVLGNDPHVNGRETQDRTTLRLPWLDLVRAVREANPRTALVLVSSYPYALGGEEEHLPAVLWTAHGGQEQGRAVAEALFGAFSPSGRLPQTWYRSDDDLPDILDYDIIRAGSTYLYFTGEPLFPFGHGLSYTTFEYSGFEYAGGVARVSVTNTGQVAGAEVVQLYSAAPEHPVRQPVRRLQSFRRVHLGPGETATVELPVENLWHWDVAAGRRVVAAGRYELLVGSSSRDVRARLVVDVPGERVGPRSGVLRAVDFDDCDGVRLVDDEVEFTRAGAWLAFHDVVPGERAAPPGTRVSFDGAALVLTAEAAGVRVREVR, from the coding sequence GTGGGCCTGCCGTTCCGCGATCCGGCGCTGCCGGTCGAAGAGAGGCTTTCCGACCTGCTCGGCAGGCTGACCGAGGAGGAGAAGGTGGCGCTGCTGCACCAGTGGCAGCCCGCCGTGCCCCGGCTGGGCCTGGAGGCGTTCCGCACCGGTTCGGAGGCGCTGCACGGCGTGGCCTGGCGCGGCGAGGCCACGGTCTTCCCGCAGGCGGTCGGCCTCGGCGCGTCCTGGGACACCGACCTGGTGGCGCGGGTCGGCGAGGCGGTCGGCGTGGAGTCGCGCGGCTTCCACCGCCGCGACCCGCTGGCCAACGGCCTGAACGTGTGGGCGCCGGTGGTCAACCCGCTGCGCGACCCGCGGTGGGGCCGCAACGAGGAGGGCTACGCCGAGGACCCGGTGCTGACCGCGGCGATGGGCACGGCGTACGCGCGCGGCCTGCGCGGCGATCACCCGCGGTACCTGCGCACCGCGCCGACGTTGAAGCACTTCCTGGGCTACAACAACGAGGACGACCGCTGCACCACGTCGTCGGACCTGCGGCCGCGGGTGCTGCACGAGTACGAGCTGCCGTGCTTCCTGGGGCCGGTCGAGGCGGGCGCGGCGGTGGCGGTGATGCCGTCGTACAACCTGGTCAACGGCCGACCCGCGCACCTGAGCCCGCTGATCGGGGCGGAGCTGCGCCCCCGGGCCCCGGAGGGGCTGGCCGTGGTCAGCGACGCGTACGCGCCGTCGAACGTGGCCGGGGTGCAGGGCTACCTGTCCACGCAGGTGGAGGCGCACGCGGCGTTGATCAGGGCCGGGCTGGACAGCTTCACCGACCAGGACGCCGACCCGGCGCTGATGGTCGAGAGCGTGACCACGGCGCTGAAGGAAGGGCTGCTCGACCGGGCCGCGGTCGACCGGGCCGTGGGCAACGTGCTGCGGCTGCGGTTCCGGCTCGGCGAGTTCGACCCGCCGGAGGACAACCCGTACGCGGCCATCGGGCCGGACGTCATCGGCACGCACGGCGAGCTGGCGCTGGAGGCCGCGCGGCAGGCCGTGGTGCTGCTGCGCAACGACTCCTTCCTGCCGCTGCGGCCGGGCACCGAACTCGCCGTCATCGGCACGCACGCGGACACCCTGTTCGAGGACTGGTACAGCGGCACGCTCCCCTACCAGGTGACCGTCCGAAGAGGACTGGAGCAGTTCACCTCGGTGACCCACCACGAGGGCGTCGACCGGATCGCGCTGCGCGCGGCGGACGGCCGCTACCTCGGCGTGCGCGGCGGCGTGGTCGGCCTGGGCGAGCGGGCGCTGTTCGACCGGTTCGACTGGGGCGACGGCGTGTGGACGCTGCGCGACGTGGGCTCGCGCCGCTACCTCGGCGTGGCCGAGGACGGCTCGCTGGTGGCGAAGGCGGCCATGCCGGGCGGGTGGGACGTGCGCGAGCTGTTCGAGCCCCGGTTCGAGGGCGACGCCGTGGTGCTGCGCAACAAGGTGCGGGGCACCGACACCGGACCGTTCACCGTCGAGGTGGTGGTGGACGGGATCGCCGCGGCGGTCGGGGTGGCGGCCTCGGCCGACGCGGTGGTCCTGGTGCTGGGCAACGACCCGCACGTCAACGGCCGGGAGACCCAGGACCGCACCACGCTGCGGCTGCCGTGGCTCGACCTGGTGCGGGCGGTGCGCGAGGCGAACCCGAGAACCGCGCTGGTGCTGGTCAGCAGCTACCCGTACGCCCTGGGGGGCGAGGAGGAGCACCTGCCGGCGGTCCTGTGGACCGCGCACGGCGGGCAGGAGCAGGGCCGCGCGGTGGCCGAGGCGCTGTTCGGGGCGTTCTCCCCGTCGGGCCGGCTGCCGCAGACCTGGTACCGCTCCGACGACGACCTGCCCGACATCCTCGACTACGACATCATCCGGGCCGGGAGCACCTACCTCTACTTCACCGGCGAGCCGCTGTTCCCCTTCGGCCACGGCCTGTCGTACACGACCTTCGAGTACTCCGGGTTCGAGTACGCCGGGGGTGTCGCGCGGGTGTCGGTGACCAACACGGGGCAGGTGGCCGGCGCCGAGGTGGTGCAGCTGTACTCGGCCGCGCCCGAGCACCCGGTGCGGCAGCCCGTGCGCAGGCTCCAGTCGTTCCGCCGGGTACACCTGGGACCGGGGGAGACCGCGACCGTCGAGCTGCCGGTGGAGAATCTGTGGCACTGGGACGTGGCCGCGGGGCGGCGCGTGGTGGCGGCCGGGCGGTACGAGCTGCTGGTCGGCTCCTCGTCGCGCGACGTCCGGGCGCGGCTGGTGGTGGACGTGCCGGGCGAGCGGGTCGGGCCGCGCTCGGGCGTGCTGCGCGCGGTGGACTTCGACGACTGCGACGGCGTGCGGCTGGTGGACGACGAGGTCGAGTTCACCCGCGCGGGCGCCTGGCTCGCGTTCCACGACGTGGTCCCCGGCGAGCGGGCCGCGCCGCCGGGCACCCGGGTCTCGTTCGACGGCGCGGCGCTGGTGCTCACCGCCGAGGCGGCGGGCGTGCGGGTGCGGGAGGTGCGTTGA
- a CDS encoding glycoside hydrolase family 48 protein, whose product MRYRTRAGRLRTGPLALIAAAATAAGVMPFVAPVANAAVACTVNYQVTNQWPGGFGASVSIRNQGDAVNNWRLTWTFPDGQRVQQGWNGTFSQSGSVVTVAGPSWAPNLATGAQVSVGFNGQWTNANNAPTDFAINGNRCTGPNVAPSVALTSPTAGQAFQSGQAVSLAATASDSDGTVSKVDFLADGVVVATDTSSPYTGSWSGAGVGDHAITARATDDKGGVTETSQVGIRVLAGQAIQASPTSLSIRQGNTGTFGLSLATAPTGNVTVTVARSAGSSDLTAGPATLTFTPSNWATKQNVTVTSANNGGDLGTATFTASSTGIASATVEVREVDGNASDFEQAFLDQHAKIHDPASGYFRTFSDGLKVPYHSVETLMVEAPDHGHQTTSEAFSYYLWLEASYGRITGDWTSFKKAWASMEKYIIPAKADQPTNDKYDASKPATYAPEHPQMSSYPSQLDSNVPVGRDPIAAELKSAYGNSDIYGMHWLLDVDNTYGFGRCGDGTNTAPAYINTYQRGSSESVWETIPQPSCDTFKHGGPNGFLDLFTKDSSYAKQWKYTNAPDADARAVQVALLAQQWATAQGKASEISSEIEKAAKMGDYLRYAMFDKYFKKIGNCTSPTSCPGGTGKDSAHYLMSWYYAWGGATDTSAGWAWRIGDGASHQGYQNPLAAYALSNVAALKPKSATGQQDWATSLTRQLELLQWLQSADGAIAGGVTNTWNGQYGTPPSGTPTFYGMFYEPHPVWHDPPSNRWFGFQAWQMERTASLYQMTGNAAAKKILDKWVPWAIANTTVGTNGQFQIPSDLEWSGAPDTWNASNPGSNANLRVRVLNFSQDVGIAASYAKTLLNYAAKSGNAQARTVGEGLLTALLAHQDDKGIAVPEERKDYNRFDDVYNSSTGEGPYVPPGWSGTMPNGDQIKPGVSFLGMRSMFKQDPDWPKVQAYLDGGPAPTFTYHRFWAQAEIATAFQLHVELFG is encoded by the coding sequence ATGAGGTACCGCACCAGAGCGGGACGGTTGCGAACCGGACCGCTCGCGTTGATCGCCGCGGCGGCGACCGCCGCGGGTGTTATGCCGTTCGTCGCGCCGGTCGCGAACGCCGCCGTCGCGTGCACGGTCAACTACCAGGTGACCAACCAGTGGCCCGGTGGCTTCGGCGCCAGCGTGAGCATCCGCAACCAGGGTGACGCCGTCAACAACTGGCGGCTCACGTGGACCTTCCCGGACGGGCAGCGCGTGCAGCAGGGCTGGAACGGCACGTTCAGCCAGAGCGGCAGCGTGGTGACCGTGGCCGGGCCGAGCTGGGCGCCCAACCTCGCCACGGGGGCCCAGGTCTCGGTCGGGTTCAACGGCCAGTGGACCAACGCCAACAACGCCCCGACCGACTTCGCGATCAACGGCAACCGGTGCACCGGCCCGAACGTCGCGCCGAGCGTCGCGCTGACCTCGCCGACGGCGGGCCAGGCGTTCCAGTCGGGCCAGGCGGTCTCGCTGGCCGCCACCGCGAGCGACTCCGACGGCACCGTGTCGAAGGTCGACTTCCTCGCCGACGGCGTGGTCGTCGCCACCGACACCTCCTCGCCGTACACCGGCTCCTGGAGCGGTGCGGGCGTCGGTGACCACGCCATCACGGCGCGCGCCACCGACGACAAGGGCGGCGTGACCGAGACCAGCCAGGTGGGCATCCGGGTGCTGGCGGGGCAGGCCATCCAGGCCAGCCCGACGTCGCTGAGCATCCGGCAGGGCAACACCGGCACCTTCGGCCTCTCGCTGGCCACCGCGCCGACCGGCAACGTCACCGTGACGGTGGCCCGCTCGGCCGGCAGCTCCGACCTGACGGCCGGCCCGGCGACGCTGACGTTCACCCCGAGCAACTGGGCGACCAAGCAGAACGTCACGGTCACCTCGGCGAACAACGGCGGCGACCTGGGCACCGCCACGTTCACCGCCAGCTCCACGGGGATCGCCTCGGCCACGGTCGAGGTCCGCGAGGTCGACGGCAACGCGTCCGACTTCGAGCAGGCGTTCCTGGACCAGCACGCCAAGATCCACGACCCGGCCAGCGGGTACTTCCGGACCTTCAGCGACGGCCTGAAGGTGCCCTACCACTCGGTCGAGACGCTGATGGTGGAGGCGCCGGACCACGGTCACCAGACCACGTCCGAGGCGTTCAGCTACTACCTGTGGCTGGAGGCCAGCTACGGCCGGATCACCGGTGACTGGACCTCCTTCAAGAAGGCTTGGGCCTCGATGGAGAAGTACATCATCCCGGCCAAGGCGGACCAGCCGACCAACGACAAGTACGACGCGTCCAAGCCGGCGACCTACGCGCCGGAGCACCCGCAGATGAGCTCGTACCCGTCGCAGCTGGACTCCAACGTCCCGGTGGGTCGCGACCCGATCGCGGCCGAGCTGAAGTCGGCGTACGGCAACAGCGACATCTACGGCATGCACTGGCTGCTCGACGTCGACAACACCTACGGCTTCGGCCGGTGCGGCGACGGCACCAACACGGCGCCCGCGTACATCAACACCTACCAGCGCGGCTCGTCCGAGTCGGTGTGGGAGACCATCCCGCAGCCGTCCTGCGACACGTTCAAGCACGGTGGGCCCAACGGCTTCCTGGACCTGTTCACCAAGGACTCCTCGTACGCCAAGCAGTGGAAGTACACCAACGCCCCGGACGCCGACGCGCGTGCGGTGCAGGTGGCGCTGCTGGCCCAGCAGTGGGCGACCGCGCAGGGCAAGGCGTCCGAGATCTCCTCGGAGATCGAGAAGGCCGCCAAGATGGGCGACTACCTGCGCTACGCCATGTTCGACAAGTACTTCAAGAAGATCGGCAACTGCACCAGCCCGACCTCGTGCCCGGGTGGTACCGGCAAGGACAGCGCGCACTACCTGATGTCCTGGTACTACGCGTGGGGCGGCGCGACGGACACGTCCGCCGGTTGGGCGTGGCGCATCGGTGACGGCGCCTCGCACCAGGGCTACCAGAACCCGCTGGCGGCGTACGCGCTGTCCAACGTGGCGGCCCTGAAGCCGAAGTCGGCCACCGGCCAGCAGGACTGGGCCACCTCGCTGACCCGCCAGCTGGAGCTGCTGCAGTGGCTGCAGTCCGCCGACGGCGCCATCGCCGGCGGTGTCACGAACACCTGGAACGGCCAGTACGGCACGCCGCCCTCCGGCACGCCGACGTTCTACGGCATGTTCTACGAGCCCCACCCCGTGTGGCACGACCCGCCGTCGAACCGCTGGTTCGGCTTCCAGGCGTGGCAGATGGAGCGCACCGCCTCGCTGTACCAGATGACGGGCAACGCGGCGGCCAAGAAGATCCTCGACAAGTGGGTCCCCTGGGCCATCGCGAACACCACCGTCGGCACGAACGGCCAGTTCCAGATCCCGTCGGACCTGGAGTGGAGCGGCGCGCCGGACACCTGGAACGCCTCCAACCCCGGCTCCAACGCGAACCTGCGCGTCCGGGTGCTCAACTTCAGCCAGGACGTCGGCATCGCCGCGTCCTACGCCAAGACCCTGCTCAACTACGCGGCCAAGTCGGGCAACGCCCAGGCGCGGACCGTGGGCGAGGGCCTGCTGACGGCGCTGCTGGCGCACCAGGACGACAAGGGCATCGCGGTGCCGGAGGAGCGCAAGGACTACAACCGCTTCGACGACGTCTACAACTCGTCGACCGGTGAGGGTCCGTACGTGCCCCCGGGCTGGTCGGGCACCATGCCCAACGGCGACCAGATCAAGCCGGGCGTGTCCTTCCTGGGCATGCGGTCCATGTTCAAGCAGGACCCGGACTGGCCGAAGGTCCAGGCGTACCTGGACGGCGGCCCCGCGCCGACCTTCACCTACCACCGCTTCTGGGCGCAGGCTGAGATCGCCACGGCGTTCCAGCTGCACGTGGAGCTGTTCGGGTAG